The nucleotide sequence GGTTTTTACGAAAACAAAATTGTTCTTTTAACGCTTCCGGTGCTATTTTTTGCACTATTGATAATATCTTTTAGCTTATTATTCCTACCTTATTTAACTAAACCATTATCAATTTTTATAGGAATTAGCGGAATTGCCGGAGCGTACTTTATGAACACGTACGGCACGATAATAGACGGCGATATGATAAGAAACGCAGTTCAAACAGATGTAAAAGAGGTTAGAGATCTGCTAAACTGGAATATAATTTTATGGATTTTAGGCGCTGTTTTTATCACGATTTTCATACTAAAAACGCAAATCGTATATTCTAATATCTTGCACGAGGTAAAAATCAGATCTATTTTTATAGTAGTGGCTTTGGCTATTTTTGGCGGATCTTTTGGTATATTTAGCAAAAATTTTATACCATTTTTTAGAAACTATCCAGAAATCAGATTTTTTACAACTCCGTTTTATCCGATATACTCTATAATTAAATTTACAAAATCACTAGCCCCTAAAGCAGAATTTCAAAAAATAGGACTTGACGCAACTCTAAAAGATGATAAAAAAAGATTATTTGTACTTATAGTAGGAGAGACTGCAAGAGCTGCTAATTACTCATTAAATAACTATATGAAGAACGATACAAATCCATATTCGAAAGAAAATGGCGTACTTAGCTTTACAAACTTCTACTCGTGTGGTACATCTACTGCTATAAGTGTGCCTTGTATGTTTTCAAATTTGACTAAAAATACATTTTCTCCAGATAAAGCTAATAATATGGGTAATTTATTAGACGTATTTACAGTAGCAAATGTCGATGTAAGCTGGTTTGGTAATAACTCTGGATGGTGCAAAGGAGTCTGCGAGAGAGTGCAAAACGCTAAGAATTATGGTGGTGAGAGTTTTGATGAAGTTATGTTAAAAGATATAAACTCCAAAATACAAAACGCTTCAAAAAACAGCTTTATAGTAGTTCATCTACAAGGAAGCCATGGACCAACCTACTTTAAAAGATATCCAAAAGAGTTTGATAAGTTCAACCCTACTTGCGATACTGCCGTACTAAAAGACTGCAGCCACGATGAAATAGTAAATACGTATGATAATACTATATTATATACCGATTATGTTATGAATAAAATAATAGATATGCTAAAAGATTCTAAATTTGAAACTGGACTTCTTTACGTAAGCGATCACGGTGAGAGTTTAGGGGAAAATGGATTATACTTGCACGGTATGCCTTATGCTTTTGCTCCGGATTTTCAGATACATGTTCCTGCTATACTTTGGTTAAACGAAAATAAAAAATTAGATGAATTAAGAAAATTAAAAGATGAAAGTTTATCGCAAGACTATATTTTTCACTCTATGCTTGGTTTTTTTGATA is from Campylobacter fetus subsp. testudinum 03-427 and encodes:
- the eptC gene encoding phosphoethanolamine transferase (Pfam matches to PF00884.19 Sulfatase, and to PF08019.8 DUF1705), with amino-acid sequence MKLSSNIFILSFSLFITLLNYKFFEFAINKAGFYENKIVLLTLPVLFFALLIISFSLLFLPYLTKPLSIFIGISGIAGAYFMNTYGTIIDGDMIRNAVQTDVKEVRDLLNWNIILWILGAVFITIFILKTQIVYSNILHEVKIRSIFIVVALAIFGGSFGIFSKNFIPFFRNYPEIRFFTTPFYPIYSIIKFTKSLAPKAEFQKIGLDATLKDDKKRLFVLIVGETARAANYSLNNYMKNDTNPYSKENGVLSFTNFYSCGTSTAISVPCMFSNLTKNTFSPDKANNMGNLLDVFTVANVDVSWFGNNSGWCKGVCERVQNAKNYGGESFDEVMLKDINSKIQNASKNSFIVVHLQGSHGPTYFKRYPKEFDKFNPTCDTAVLKDCSHDEIVNTYDNTILYTDYVMNKIIDMLKDSKFETGLLYVSDHGESLGENGLYLHGMPYAFAPDFQIHVPAILWLNENKKLDELRKLKDESLSQDYIFHSMLGFFDINSSVYDKNLDFFTKDIK